In the genome of Cupriavidus taiwanensis, one region contains:
- a CDS encoding FAD binding domain-containing protein produces the protein MNPFAYERPGSVDEAMRLGSQPGARYVAGGTNLLDLIKAGVEAPRLLVDVSRLPLAQVTALPDGGVRLGAMLSNTDAANHALVRERYPLLAQALLSGASGQLRNMATVGGNLLQRTRCHYFYDLGFPACNKRKPGSGCGARDGINRIHAILGASEHCIAVHPSDMCVALAALEAVIVVRATTGERRIPIGDFHRLPGDTPQCDTMLAPGELIVAIDLPPSPYAAHAHYLKVRDRSSFAFALVSVAAALDLDGKLVRSARLALGGVAHKPWRVPAAERILAGRPLSAHSAADAARLLLDGAHPYAHNAFKIGLAQRAVALALKVASGPSGASS, from the coding sequence GGGAGCCAGCCGGGCGCGCGCTATGTGGCAGGCGGCACCAACCTGCTGGATTTGATCAAGGCCGGCGTGGAAGCGCCGCGGCTGCTGGTCGATGTCAGCCGGCTGCCGCTGGCCCAGGTCACGGCGCTGCCCGATGGCGGCGTGCGCCTCGGCGCGATGCTCAGCAACACCGATGCGGCCAACCATGCGCTGGTGCGCGAACGCTATCCGCTGCTGGCGCAGGCGCTGCTGTCGGGCGCGTCCGGGCAGTTGCGCAATATGGCGACGGTGGGCGGCAACCTGCTGCAGCGCACCCGCTGCCATTACTTCTATGACCTGGGCTTCCCGGCCTGCAACAAGCGCAAGCCCGGCTCGGGCTGCGGCGCGCGCGACGGCATCAACCGCATCCATGCCATCCTCGGCGCCAGCGAGCATTGCATCGCCGTGCATCCGTCCGACATGTGCGTGGCGCTGGCCGCGCTCGAAGCCGTGATCGTAGTGCGCGCCACCACCGGCGAGCGCCGCATCCCGATCGGCGACTTCCATCGCCTGCCCGGCGATACCCCGCAGTGCGACACCATGCTGGCCCCCGGCGAGCTGATCGTCGCCATCGACCTGCCGCCCTCGCCCTACGCCGCCCATGCGCACTACCTGAAGGTGCGCGACCGCTCCAGTTTCGCCTTTGCGCTGGTCTCGGTCGCCGCGGCGCTGGACCTCGACGGCAAGCTCGTGCGCAGCGCGCGGCTGGCGCTGGGCGGCGTGGCGCACAAGCCGTGGCGCGTGCCCGCCGCGGAACGGATCCTGGCCGGCCGGCCGCTGAGCGCGCACAGCGCCGCCGACGCGGCGCGGCTGCTGCTCGACGGCGCGCACCCGTATGCGCACAACGCTTTCAAGATCGGCCTGGCGCAGCGCGCCGTCGCCCTCGCGCTGAAGGTTGCCAGCGGCCCGTCAGGAGCTTCGTCATGA